The following proteins are co-located in the Apis mellifera strain DH4 linkage group LG11, Amel_HAv3.1, whole genome shotgun sequence genome:
- the LOC410290 gene encoding anaphase-promoting complex subunit 5, protein MSTDLMNIDGHIKRLQKETLTPYKIATVILIKEYCNETTKAIVERRDFCLVALKLIQSPDMELNTLLNILYSPEYILHRFAHHMEVQLNVLRGKGVEGLLDLFDNVGRLMKPTLDHSLSLPALNKNSVLGLYIRRVIIFFEKLPFDQVVALYEALKKYLDNRINTFDGSDVSASSKTKDSYSNETKTWGGRQAELLVAQQAHALQTDEHKAMSPAELQVLVRELLNCSPYYAEVHYLSYLNCLRVNEYCGAIDSLYHCFDRLVPLENRSAPEERSRIFRYAALNLAVLHAQFNHKEVAQAALKEAIMMAQEAGDNVCLQLAHAWMYHLTTKQKGPLIERSVGKASMLGITHTTGLGLIAYAHNSALEAKNPSQVFETLMKSDVLNCQHSMIDLMSMTYAEKSALWAYYGKTEMSSVCAQLLLLHNTGDKKQHMFNGPSTCQAVVNIANILVEFGEYFLVDIVLAHAKERFPNEPCNKIWMLSEQLYVFTQLMRQEKWSEAEAIALNISSLDPLECKFRLAEVCLEKGDYPKGLECIDNIEKDEQITPQNKIRAMILLSQIMCASVSSESGIVGVNSLVLLNTALELAIKNHLSYYKALIKMHLANIQLIMGMPTLALNLVEEAITQILAHGGYYDQGRAFILYAKCLVATAPTCDKTRKEVILKAIKALSKAKNYFTKIEAYGKLRVTLCLESLLCHEIDLKTERNQCAFEFRQLDQQLLTKLDNLSLY, encoded by the exons ATGTCGACGGATTTAATGAACATCGATGGCCATATAAAGAGATTgcaaaaagaaactttaacTCCATATAAAATAGCaactgttattttaattaaagaatattgtaaTGAAACGACAAaag cAATTGTGGAAAGACGTGACTTTTGTTTAGTTGCATTGAAATTGATTCAa tCCCCTGACATGGAGCTTAATacacttttgaatattttatattcccctgaatatattttacatcggTTTGCACATCACATGGAAGTACAATTGAATGTATTAAGAGGGAAAGGAGTTGAaggattattagatttatttgataatgttGGACGACTCATGAAACCAACATTGGATCATTCTCTTTCTTTGCctgcattaaataaaaattctgttcttggattatatataagaagagttataattttttttgaaaagttacCATTTGATCAAGTGGTAGCCTTATATgaagctttaaaaaaatatcttgataaTAGGATTAATACTTTTGATGGTTCTGATGTATCTGCAAGTTCTAAAACAAAAGATTCATATTCAAATga aaCTAAAACTTGGGGTGGAAGACAAGCTGAGTTACTTGTTGCACAACAAGCACATGCATTGCAGACAGATGAACATAAAGCAATGTCTCCTGCAGAACTTCAAGTTCTTGTACGAGAACTTTTAAATTGTAGTCCTTATTATGCTGAAGTT CattatttaagttatttaaacTGTCTAAGGGTCAATGAATATTGCGGAGCTATAGACAGTCTCTATCACTGCTTTGATAGATTAGTACCTTTGGAAAATCGTTCCGCACCTGAAGAGAGATCACGTATTTTTAGATATGCAGCTTTAAATTTAGCAGTTTTACATGCTCAATTTAATCATaa agaaGTAGCTCAAGCTGCTTTAAAAGAAGCTATCATGATGGCCCAAGAAGCTGGAGATAATGTATGTTTACAATTAGCACATGCTTGGATGTATCATTTAACTACCAAACAAAA aggaCCTCTCATAGAAAGATCAGTTGGTAAAGCAAGTATGTTAGGAATAACTCATACGACTGGATTAGGACTTATTGCATATGCTCATAATTCTGCATTAGAAGCTAAGAATCCATCACAAGTGTTTgag acCCTGATGAAATCTGATGTTTTAAATTGTCAACATTCCATGATAGATTTAATGTCGATGACGTATGCGGAAAAATCTGCGCTATGGGCATATTATGGTAAAACTGAAATGTCTTCTGTTTGTGCACAACTATTACTTTTACACAATACAGGAGATAAGAAACAACATATGTTTAATGGTCCGTCTACTTGTCAAGCTGTtgttaatattgcaaatatcttAGTAGAAtttggagaatattttttggtCGATATTGTACTTGCTCATGCTAAAGAGAGATTTCCCAATGAACCATGCAATAag ATATGGATGCTAAGTGAGCAACTTTATGTATTTACACAATTAATGAGACAAGAAAAATGGAGTGAAGCTGAAGCAATAgcgttaaatatttcaagtttagATCCTTTGGAATGTAAATTTag aTTAGCGGAAGTTTGCTTAGAAAAAGGAGATTATCCGAAAGGTTTAGAatgtattgataatattgagaAAGATGAACAAATAACtcctcaaaataaaataagagctATGATTCTTTTAAGTCAAATAATGTGTGCTTCTGTTTCATCAGAGAGTGGAATTGTAGGGGTTAATTCATTAGTACTTTTAAATACAGCATTAGAACTGGCAATAAAGAatcatttatcttattataaagcattaataaaaatgcatcTTGCAAATATTCAG tTAATAATGGGTATGCCAACTTTAGCATTAAATTTAGTAGAGGAAGCAATTACGCAAATTTTAGCTCATGGAGGATATTACGATCAAGGTAGagcgtttattttatatgcaaaatgTTTAGTCGCTACCGCTCCAACGTGCGACAAAACTCGAAaggaagtaattttaaaagctATTAAAGCTCTTTCCaaagcaaaaaattattttacaaaaatcgaAGCTTATGGAAAACTAAGAGTTACATTATGTTTAGAATCTTTACTATGTCATGAGATTGATCTTAAAACTGAACGAAATCAATGTGCTTTTGAATTTCGTCAATTAGATCAACAGCTTCTtacaaaattagataatttatcattatattga
- the LOC410291 gene encoding dipeptidase 1 produces the protein MRCGGQSGVWTASVIVLSIGSWVGRVGPRPADGETAHLTSPKERLETVRQVLSEVPLIDGHNDLPWNIRNFVHNQLADFDFEKDLRQVAPWSKSAWSQTDLVRLRQGMVGGQFWSAYVPCESQHLNAVQLTLEQVDLIKRLIEKYSQHLQFAASSREILEARERGRIASLIGVEGGHSLGSSLAVLRTLYQLGVRYLTLTHTCNTPWAKSSTVEDEDEDGGGLTAFGKTVVQEMNRLGMLIDLSHTARATMRDALRTSKAPLIFSHSSAFAICNSSRNVPDDILKQLAANGGIVMVTFYNYFVKCGSQATISDVAEHIYYIRNLIGVDHIGVGGDFDGINKTPRGLEDVSKYPELFAELLRSGKWNVLDLKKVAGLNLLRVLRQVERVRDDMRTAGMTPSEEYLQDSPDTSGSCALDINSVQRVMEV, from the exons TGTGGCGGTCAGAGCGGTGTCTGGACAGCAAGCGTGATCGTGCTGTCGATCGGGAGCTGGGTCGGAAGGGTCGGGCCGAGACCAGCCGACGGCGAGACTGCACACCTGACATCGCCCAAGGAGAGATTGGAGACGGTGCGACAGGTCCTTTCCGAGGTGCCTTTGATCGACGGCCACAATGACCTGCCCTGGAACATTAGAAACTTCGTTCACAACCAGCTGGCCGACTTCGATTTCGAGAAGGACCTGCGGCAAGTCGCGCCATGGAGCAAGAGCGCCTGGAGCCAGACGGATTTGGTCAGGCTTCGTCAAGGGATGGTCGGCGGTCAG TTTTGGTCTGCTTACGTGCCGTGCGAGTCGCAGCATCTCAACGCGGTCCAGCTGACTCTGGAGCAGGTGGACCTCATTAAGAGGCTCATAGAGAAGTACTCGCAACACTTGCAGTTCGCTGCATCTTCAAGGG AGATTCTGGAGGCACGCGAGAGGGGCAGAATAGCTTCGCTGATTGGGGTGGAGGGTGGGCATAGTCTGGGAAGTAGTTTAGCCGTTTTGAGGACGCTGTATCAATTGGGCGTGCGTTATCTGACGCTCACGCACACGTGCAACACACCGTGGGCGAAGAGTTCGACGgtcgaggacgaggacgaggacg GGGGCGGTCTAACGGCGTTCGGGAAAACTGTAGTCCAGGAGATGAATAGGCTTGGCATGCTGATAGATCTTAGCCACACGGCGAGAGCAACCATGAGGGACGCTTTAAGGACCAGCAAAGCACCCCTCATCTTCTCCCACTCCTCGGCCTTCGCCATTTGTAACTCCTCGAGAAATGTGCCCGACGACATTTTGAAGCAATTG GCTGCCAACGGTGGAATAGTGATGGTGACGTTTTATAATTACTTCGTGAAATGTGGCTCTCAGGCGACCATCTCCGACGTCGCCGAGCATATATACTACATTAGAAATCTAATTGGCGTGGACCACATCGGCGTCGGTGGCGACTTCGACGGTATCAACAA AACGCCGAGAGGACTGGAGGATGTTTCAAAGTATCCGGAACTGTTCGCCGAACTTCTTCGAAGTGGGAAATGGAACGTGCTCGACTTAAAGAAAGTCGCCGGCCTGAATTTGTTGAGGGTCCTCCGACAG GTGGAACGAGTGAGAGACGACATGAGAACCGCCGGAATGACGCCATCCGAAGAATACCTCCAAGATTCTCCCGATACAAGTGGCAGCTGTGCACTCGATATCAATTCCGTGCAAAGAGTCATGGAAGTTTGA